The stretch of DNA TGGCCAGGGCTCCCAGGGCAACGACAGCAGATTCACTGGGCAACGGAGGAAAGAAGCCGTCAATGAGAACGACGAGAAACGCGACGAGATACACCCAGGGTGAATCGGCCAGCAGGACGATGAGCGCATTGAGCGAGTCGATGAAGGGCATGATTTCAGGCTAGGAAAGGGCCGTCGACGCGTCGTCAGTCGTCAGAACTATGTGCGTGCTGCTACAGCATGAGATATGAACACCGCTACACTGCGAGATGCGCGCCGGGATCGGCTGCGTAGCTGTACATCGGGGGGATGGTCTGCTTCTCCCTGTTCACCTCACAATCGATGGAGAGAGAATGACCAACGTTCAGAATCAGCCGTACACAACTGCAGCGCACCAGAACGAGTCGGAGAAATCCTTTGTAGTCACTTGGCTGCTCGCAATGCTGCTCGGCTCCTTGGGCATCGACCGGTTCTACCTGGGCAAGATCGGCACCGGCATTCTGAAGCTGATCACGCTCGGTGGCTTTGGAATTTGGACGCTGATCGACCTCATTATTGTTCTTGTCGGTGCGACCCGCGACAAGCAGGGCCTGCCGCTTGCCGGCTATGCCGCAAACAAGAAGGTTGCCTGGATCGTCACCCTCGTCGTGTGGGTACTCGGAATCATTGGTGGCGCGTCCAACGCAGCCGCCCAGCTCGCTCTGATCAACGGCTAATCACGCCGAACGACAGATCGTTATCCGAAGCGTCCGCTGCCTCATGCAGCGGGCGCTTCGTGTCGCTCTAACGGGTGAGGAGGCCCCCTCGTTCGGGATGCGAGTCAAACCACTCGCCGACATACCAGCACATCGGTACGATGCGGAATTCGGTCGTCGCCTCGATATCGTTCACTGCGAACTCGACCAGGTCGCCGGCAAAACCCCGTCCCCGAAAGCTGGGCACCGTGAATGTGCGCGGAAGTGAAATTGACTGATTCACAATTGTGTAATCAACAACGCAGGCCAGCGCTCCATCGATGAGTAGTGTGTAGCGGCGGGCATCCGGTTCGTGTGCGAAAACGTGAGCCATACGGCAATGCTAGCCAGCCAGGCTTGACACCGGCAGAGTGTCGGGCGATGACCTCCACCACGCAACATGGCCGGGGCCGGCGGTGCTCGGAGGGGAACCGCCACGAGTGCGAAGCGGTGCGAACGGACCCGGGCGAACAGCTCCGTTGTCGGGGGTCGCCGTTACGCTCGAGGCAAGCGCAACGAGAGGGCGTACATGTTTGTACTCGACGGCAGCATCATCACCAGTGCGAGCGATCTGACTGCCGCTTCAACGTGTGAGTTCGCCTTTCTGCGCCGACTCGACACCAAGCTGGGGCGCCGTGCGGCCTCGATCGAACCCGAGGATG from Leifsonia psychrotolerans encodes:
- a CDS encoding GNAT family N-acetyltransferase, which codes for MAHVFAHEPDARRYTLLIDGALACVVDYTIVNQSISLPRTFTVPSFRGRGFAGDLVEFAVNDIEATTEFRIVPMCWYVGEWFDSHPERGGLLTR
- a CDS encoding TM2 domain-containing protein, with protein sequence MTNVQNQPYTTAAHQNESEKSFVVTWLLAMLLGSLGIDRFYLGKIGTGILKLITLGGFGIWTLIDLIIVLVGATRDKQGLPLAGYAANKKVAWIVTLVVWVLGIIGGASNAAAQLALING